TTCAACCCCTATTGTCACACACATACCCAATCGGCTCACGAGAATGAAGGACATCACTATTGCGCTAAGTTTTTTTCCTGTTATTGATTCTTTTTCAAAGAAGCTTGGAATTTAATCAATTGAGTGCCGATTCTGTTTCTCTTGCCGATCGTCTCCATTTGAAAGTTGGTGGCTCTCCTTATGGAAAGCTGAAGGGGGTATTTGTGGAAATGAGGGGGGGGGGATTAAATGTTACAATGCGGAAGTGAAGGGGGAGACCATCTGATATACTGCCATCTCCCCCTTCTCCAAGTTCACAAACGGTGCTTCGACAACGGGCGACGATCCCCCTCTAACCCATGCCAGATGAAGGATGGAAGGAAGTCTCTCTATCCCGCTCCCTtcgctctctcctactctctcgtTCACTCGCTCCCACTGCTGCTTCGCTGTTCACATTCATTCGGCGACGCCACCCTAAGTGAGCTGCTATGGCCGTCCTTGTCTCACAAGGGAGAGGCCTAGATTCCGTTTGGTGTCCAGGGACGTCTCCTGCCCAGTGGGTGACGGTTGGAGGAAGGCTGTTGATTTAATACTGACAATGTGACGGGGTTGGTTGGGAGCCCCGTCCCAGTGGGCCTCCATTAGAGTAGGCCAGGACTCCCAGAGGAAGGTTCATGACTGACAGATGAGTTGGGGCTAGGTTGTGTAGTTGGGGTTTGGACCACTGCAGTAGTGCAAAACCCAGACCAGCGTTGCTTGGGCCAGGGCCGGGGAGACTAGTGGAGTGGGAGGGTGGGGTACTGTGGAAGGGGATTCTGGCTGCTCCACCAGAGCGGTCTGAGGTCTGCTTTACAGTGGATTTCTTGGTTGACTCCTCCTCCAGCGGTTGAGGTTGGACTCCTCCTATGGCGGTTGAGGTCGAGGCAGCGACGCTTGGCCATCTGCTATGAGTACCCGCCATCCCGATCCCGCCCGTCGCTCCGCGTCTTCAGGCGTTCATCCACATGCTCCCGGGGTGCTGAAACCCATCCGtccattcatccctccctccctccctccgcctcgTTCAAAAACTACTGCTTGGCATTCAATAAAAATAGGTTGTATTTGAACTTTTTCCCCCTCAAAAACAGTGGTAAACACAGCCAGTTATGGCCTGGCCACCTTGGGGTTCTACGCTTCCTCACGGTGTATCGCTCCTCTTCCAGGGCGACAGCTGGACTGTCCATTGTACTCCGTCACGTGATTGATTTGCTTCAGTTtcaacagaaaaaaaaaaaaaagagagtgaTTCCAAATTCCAAATTGAGAAACTTGGTCCCACATAAGAAAAAAGAGAAAAGCTGAACATAATGGTTACCATCCTCCCCTCCCCCGAAAAAGAGATAAGTGACCGTAGGGAAAGGCAGGCCCTCCTGTCTTCAGTGGTATTTCCTTTTGTCTGAGTGATAACACTGACATTGTGTATCCTGTGTTTGTGTGATTTGTCTTAATGTATGTGTGCCTACGAGTTCACACATGCCTATGTGTGTTTGTTGAGTATccttaaaagtgtgtgtgtgtgtgggaggaggcTGGGGGCAGCTGCCCTGTGTCCAGAGGTGAGGTAGAGCCTGGCGGCGCCCCAGCCTTGAGGGTGTGCCCACTTTGAGGTAAATGGCAGCCGTCATTGGCCTTGCTCAGTGACCCCTACAGTAACGACGACTGAGTATGGAAGCCTGAAGGGGCCATACTGAGCTGAGTCACACAGGCGCGGATTCAGACTTACTTACCCTGCAGGTCAGGGCTACAGCACAGCAGTATATACAGTAAATAAGGCTTTGAGTTTCtgagggtaggtgtgtgtgtgtgtgtgtgtgtgtttcaggatgcTGTTCAGTCTCCAGGCACTGAATCTGCTTGCCAGCTATTAAATCTatattttccctctctcccctactccccccctctcctcttccctctcccccctctctcactgttATGACCTTCCTTGGAGAGAAAAGGGCTCAATTGTCATTCATGAGAGGGTCTACTGTTGGCACCAGAAGCACAGGCAATGACAAGGCAGGtctgcccagtgtgtgtgtgggtttgagaGAGTGCCAGTCACAGGCGCTTGCCTAATGACAGAACCAAAGGTAGATACGGAGCCGTAGTCTGTAGTTTTACACATTTACACATTTCAGACACCTGGAGTAGCCTTATAATACAGCACCTGACTTGGTTAAAAACATGCTCACGGTCCAGTCTGAAAATGGCTCAGTTGTGTTCAGCCGTGATTGTAGGTACTAGTAGCTTTGCTCTACGGTAGGAGTTATATGGCACACTCAgtacctctgtgtgtgtcccGGTGTGTTGTCAGTGACGTATCTCCTGAATCATTGTCTTACACTAATTCGGGGAGTATAATTAACTGACCGGTTTTAAAAGATGGTTGCCATAAATTCAAACAGGTGCAAACCTGCAAAGCACACCATCTAGTGGCAATGTGTGACAACTGAGGTGCCTCCAATAGGGCTCTGAGAGGGgagccagagtgtgtgtgtctgtgtgtgttggcctTGGCAAAGGGCTGCAACTCCCACTGGATAAAACACCGTACTCAGACAGGGAGGGCCGCCAAACTGATTCCCAAAAACAGGTATGAAGAGGTGGTTGGTCAAAAATGTTTAAATCCTGTTTGTTTGACTCCTGCTGCTGGTTGCGTTGTTTACCACGTAAATGTCGTAAAAACACAAGTCCTGCCAAAATCCTTCCCAGCTTCAGAAAAACATCCCTTCCTTTCCCAAGATGCCTCAAGTCGCTCCACTACTTCCTCCGGGGGTGCCACTCACACTTCCTGGTCCTCGAAGACCTctaggaagagaggggggaaaagtTCCGTCGGACACTCCACCTTCATGTGGAGGAAGCGGCTGGCGTGGCACGCCCCGATCATGCGCAGGTCCGTCACCTTCATCAGCAGCTTGGGCCAGAAGTGGGGAATGTTGTGCTTGCGGTAGTTGATGTAGTGTTCAAACGCCAGCAGGTAGGTCTCCTGGCATTTCTCGATCTTGTCAATGTTCGTCAGGCCCGAGCGGTCTGTGGCCGGGGGCAACgggagggagggaaaaaaagTGTCAGTAAACGGAGAGGGTAAAATTCCACCTAGCCTATCAGAGGGAAAGATGTAGGCCAAGTTGTTTTCAGCTAATAGTACAGCAGATTTTATTTATACTTACTTATAGTTCCTTCAGATCCACACAAAGTGCCTAGGTAGTAGTGGCTAGGGGGTGGATTTGGAACTCGGCCTGAATCCTCTGACCTGAATGACCTCAGTTGACCTCTGGCCATTGACCCTTGACCCCGTCCTCACCTGAGCTCATGAGCAGCACGGCCTGCAGCAGCGCCACCTCCGTGTCGTCCAGGTTGAACTGCGCCAGGCTCTTGCCCAGGTCGAAGATGGCGTCCGACACCACGCCCAGGCCGCCGTTCTTCAACTGCTCCCGCTTGACCGCCATCTCGCCGCTAAGGGTCAGCGTCTCGCTCTCTGGGTCGTAGCGCACGGCGGCGCGCAGCGACATGATCTCCATACAGCAGCCTTTCAATAGGATGATCTGGTCCTCACAAGGCagctggacagaggagaggagagggagaggagggaaaagacGTGAGAGTAACAGCAGAGTTTATTGGTCGGTCACAGTAATAGACTGAATTGTACACCAATATAAATACCTAGATTTTCATCAAATAGTAAGATaacacagaggtgtgtgtgtgtctgtttggttTTACTACTTTTACTAAAAAGGCTATTTTATGCTTAGGGGTGAGGTTAAGATtaaaattagggttagaattaaggttatggtaaagggttaggtttaggagttaggtttgaagtcagaagtccccacaagaatagtaaacaaacaacaatttcaccaactggggacattttgttggtccccaaaatgtcaaatgctatttctaaatgggtttagggttaaggttagaattagtgttagggttagaattaggtttatggttaggagctagggttagttttagggttaggtttgggggtagggttagattttggggttaaggttagagttaaggaaaataggattttgaatgggaattaaTTGTATGTCCCCACATGGTTAGCCGCGcaagactgtgtttgtgtgtgtgtaatagtagGGTGCGTGCATTGATCAGTTCGGTAGCGAATAGGATGGGTAAGATCTGGCAGCAGCCTGTTCATGTCATGTTCCgttcagagagagaaaggaggagaaagggagggcaaGAGAGACGGTTAAGGAATGTAAACAACATTAACTTGAAGGCCCTTTTCCATTCTTCGATTGGAATTTCAAAGGACATTTCTGTAAGTCTACATACTTTCCAGCTGCAGTGGTGTAGGCttcgtgtgtagtgtgtgtaaaaTAATGTTATATCAGCAAGCGGTCTACGTTTACCCAATCAGCCATTTTGTTTGCCCTGTGACCTTGTTCCTCAGGGTGTCGTCAGAGAAAATGTACATCATGCACATTATACATATTTCAACATGCATAAACGTAGTGTATTCAAGGTATCAATATTCCCTCAAAGTTCCTATTGCAGGTCATTGTGGTGTGTATATTCCTTAGATGTGCTGTGATTCATACAGTGTGCTGATGGGGCTTACATtccacgcccacacacacagggCTTTACCTCCGAGAACATGGGCAGTTTTTTGGCAAAGTCGACGACGCGGGTGATGGCAGGGGTGATAATCTTGGTAAACTCACTGAAGGCCTCCAGGTCCACCTTGTCTCCGTCCGACGTGGGGGCCACCGGAGACTGACCTATGTCCTCCGGCtaggggacaggagaggggacaCAAGTCAAGAAACTTGAGTTAAGTCCTTTGCTATGCCATGAGAGTGTGTTCATTTTGGTTGCTAGTAAGATGCCATGAATTAAGCACATCCAACAAATGTGTGAAATTAGATATAGCAGACTGAATAGTAAAAAACAAAATGGTTGACATAATTGAGGAAGATGAGATGTGTAGTAAACAACTTCTTAGAGCGCTAAAGAAAATCCACTTAGAGATACAAAGCTCATGGTCATAAGCAGAACATGTGGTTGGTTTACATGCACCACTAGCAGATGGGATTCTATGAGGCTCTCTAAAAGACACATCTGGCTTAAACTCTTAACCTTAGTCCATCCCATTTCATTGTGAGTTGAGAAAAGGCTGAAATTTAAAATAA
This DNA window, taken from Oncorhynchus nerka isolate Pitt River linkage group LG23, Oner_Uvic_2.0, whole genome shotgun sequence, encodes the following:
- the LOC115106454 gene encoding thyroid hormone receptor alpha-like; amino-acid sequence: MEHMPKEQDPSLSEGEEKRWIDGPKRKRKSSSCSVKSMSEMKGYGQTGSENTGYIPSYLEKDEPCVVCGDKATGYHYRCITCEGCKGFFRRTIQKNLHPAYSCKYDGCCIIDKITRNQCQLCRFKKCIAVGMAMDLVLDDSKRVAKRRLIEENREKRKKEEMVKTLQNRPEPTGSEWELIRMLTEAHRHTNAQGSHWKQKRKFLPEDIGQSPVAPTSDGDKVDLEAFSEFTKIITPAITRVVDFAKKLPMFSELPCEDQIILLKGCCMEIMSLRAAVRYDPESETLTLSGEMAVKREQLKNGGLGVVSDAIFDLGKSLAQFNLDDTEVALLQAVLLMSSDRSGLTNIDKIEKCQETYLLAFEHYINYRKHNIPHFWPKLLMKVTDLRMIGACHASRFLHMKVECPTELFPPLFLEVFEDQEV